From the Salvelinus alpinus chromosome 32, SLU_Salpinus.1, whole genome shotgun sequence genome, one window contains:
- the LOC139562663 gene encoding dnaJ homolog subfamily C member 9-like, which produces MWLLDQCQALFNTSSLYGVLGVSKEATDAEIRHSYYKVSLRVHPDRAPEDLQATEKFQVLGKLYAVLSDKEQRAVYDEQGLVAEESDSLQQDQCWEEYWRLLFPKITLEDIQEFERKYKGTEEERQDVMQIYLQHQGDMDAIMASALCCSQEDEPRITALIQTAIQAGELTAYPAFTQESTRKKKTRKQKADEERQEAEEMQREMGLNDADDSLVLMLKQKQKSREQNFNSFLSDLEAKYSKGGKAKAGGKGKK; this is translated from the exons ATGTGGCTACTCGACCAGTGTCAAGCACTGTTCAACACCTCCAGCCTCTATGGGGTGCTGGGCGTCTCCAAGGAGGCGACAGACGCAGAGATCCGACACAGCTACTACAAGGTGTCGCTCAGGGTTCACCCAGATCGTGCTCCCGAAGACCTGCAGGCAACAGAGAAATTTCAG GTGCTTGGGAAGTTATATGCAGTGTTGAGTGACAAGGAGCAGAGGGCAGTGTATGATGAGCAGGGACTTGTGGCTGAGGAATCTGACTCACTGCAGCAGGACCAATGCTGGGAGGAGTACTGGAGGTTGCTGTTCCCTAAG ATCACATTGGAGGACATCCAGGAGTTTGAGAGGAAGTACAAAGGcacggaggaggagaggcaggatgtGATGCAGATTTACCTGCAGCACCAGGGGGACATGGACGCCATCATGGCCTCAGCCCTGTGCTGCTCTCAGGAGGACGAGCCCAGGATCACAGCCCTTATACAGACAGCCATCCAGGCAGGGGAGCTCACGGCCTACCCTGCATTCACCCAGGAGAGCACCAGGAAGAAGAAAACACGCAAACAGAAG GCTGATGAAGAAAGACAAGAAGCTgaggagatgcagagagagatgggactCAATGATGCTGATGACAGTCTTGTACTGATGTTAAAG CAAAAGCAGAAGTCCAGAGAGCAGAATTTTAACTCTTTCCTGTCTGACCTGGAAGCCAAATACTCCAAGGGAGGAAAAGCCAAAGCAGGAGGGAAAGGAAAAAAGTGA